One Amaranthus tricolor cultivar Red isolate AtriRed21 chromosome 1, ASM2621246v1, whole genome shotgun sequence DNA window includes the following coding sequences:
- the LOC130806921 gene encoding signal recognition particle 14 kDa protein-like gives MPPAQPRNRSSSATGSPSSSVKAPLNPDSFLTELTAMFERSTDKGSVWVTLKRSSMKSKVQRNKMQTAGEPIDYRCLIRATDGKKTISTTVGAKEHQRFQASYATVLKAHMTSLKKRERKDKRKAESNKATEGSKRLASSAK, from the exons ATGCCTCCGGCGCAACCTCGTAACCGATCTTCCTCGGCCACCGGATCTCCTTCATCATCCGTCAAG GCTCCATTAAATCCGGACTCATTTCTGACTGAATTGACGGCTATGTTCGAGCGAAGTACGGATAAGGGTTCCGTTTGGGTCACTCTTAAGCGAT CATCGATGAAGTCTAAGGTGCAAAGGAATAAGATGCAAACTGCTGGGGAACCCATTGATTACCGATGCTTGATTCGGGCTACTGATGGAAAAAAGACGATTTCAACTACG GTGGGTGCCAAGGAACACCAGCGTTTTCAAGCTTCATATGCAACCGTACTAAAAGCTCACATGACTTCTCTGAAGAAACGAGAACGGAAGGACAAGCGAAAAGCTGAATCAAACAAGGCAACGGAGGGCTCCAAGAGGTTGGCTTCTTCAGCTAAGTGA